GGCCGTGGATGATCAGTCTGGCGTAGGTGTTGGCGTAGGCTTTTTGTAACTCAGCATCCTGTCCGTTGCCAGCGGCCAGAGCGGTGATAAATGCTTGCTGGATTTCGCTATCGGAGGAGTGTTGCCACAAGTGTTCAGGCATCTTTTTCAACCCACGTTGGAGCAGGTATTGGCTTGCCTGTTGGATGAAGTTTTCTTTTTCTTCACTGGATTTGAGCAAGCGAGGGCGGGCCGGGTCAGCGGCGATGAGCTCGGAACAGTGAGTGGTGAGTTCGGGTTGGATGATTTGCCAGCGGAGTTCATCGCATCCGTTAGGTCGTGGGGGGAGTGGCGACTCGATGACATACGGGCTTTGATTGCGAAATTCAGGAAGCTCAGGCCAGAATGTTTGTTGGTTGACTTCTTCTCCGGTTTTAACGCTGGAGACGATCATCCAGAGAAAGGGGAACAAAAAGATGGCGGCCCCTCCGAGTAGCAGGGCCCATAGCCAGGCTTTTTGGGCGAGGCGTGACCATGCGGGATGTCGGAGCTTTGGCATTGGAGATGCTGAGAGAAGGTTATTGGCTTTGGTAGTGAACCCACTTTTTGGAGGACCAGAGCTTGAGCAGGGTGAGAAGCAGGACGATCACAAAAAGCACCCAGGCCATGGCGCTTGCGTAGCCCATACGGAAGTACTGGAAGGATTGTTTGAATAGATAGTAGGCGTAGAACAGTGTGGCATTTTCAGGCCCCCCTTGGGTCATGATAAAGGCTTCACTGAAAATTTGAAGGGTGCCGATGGTGCCCATGATCAGGTTGAATAGAATGTAGGGTGTGAGCATGGGCAGGGTGATGTGCCTGAACTGTTTCCATGGCCCGGCGCCGTCGATGCGTGCTGCCTCATAGAGATGGTTCGGAATTGCCTGTAGGCCTGCGAGCCAGATGATCATGGCTCCACCGGCTGTCCAGAGGTGCATGATGATCATGGCGGGTTTGGCCCAACTGGTTTCTTGGAACCAATGGGGAGCCACGACTTCCGAGCCGATAAGATGTTGTTCGATCCAAGAGAACGGCCGGGTGTCAAAACACCAGTCGAGGCTTTGGTTGACGATTCCGTTTTGCGGGTTGAGGAACCAGAGCCAGAGGAAGGAACTGGCGACCACGGGCATGATGGCGGGTAGGTAAAAGATCGTACGGAAACTACCGACGCCACGGAAGCTGTTTTTCAGCAGCATGGCGATGCCCAAGCCCAATGCCATGGACAGCGGCACGCGCAGCAGCATGTAGAGTGTGTTGCCTAGGCTTTTGGAGAACAGGGGGTCGTCAGGCAGACTGCGGTAGTTTTCGAGTCCGGCGTAGTGAGCCTCCCCGATGACATCGTAGTGGGTGAAGCTGATGATGATCGAGAAGAGGATGGGGCCGGCGATGAAGAGAATCATGGCAATGAACCAGGGGCTGGCAAAAAACATCGCCCAGCCAACTTCACCCGGCCGGTAGCTGTTGTGTTGCTTTTGTTGTCGGAACCTCAGATAGATGGCCAGAAAGGGAATCAGGCAGATGAGGCCGTAAGCGATCAGGTAGGGTGTCCAATCAACTTTCTCACCACGGGGTGGTTGGAGCACGGCGTCAAGTCGGGTTTGGACTTCTTGCTGAACATCCTGCATGGCGATGCGGGCTTCGAGTTCGCCAAGTTTGTTTTTTTGTTCTTCACCTGTGAGCTTGGGGAACTCTCTTTCGAGTTGTGCTCTGGCTGGTTGGGCAACCCGCTCAGGGTTGTGTTGCACTGCGTGTTCGTAGCCTTCGATGTGTTTGTTCCAGAGTAATTGTCCGACCGGGGTGACGGGGCGGATGTAGGTGTTAGGAGCAATGGTTTCGATTGCCCGATAGGCTTGTTTGAACGTCCGGGGCATGTCCGGGTTGTCGTAGACTTCCTCTTGGATGATTTGCTCAAACAAGCGGCGCTTAGCAGAGCCACGCGGCAGGTACAGTTTGCCAGCGCTTTCCTGGATGTCTTTGAACTCCTGCTCCATGAAACGCAGGCTTTTATCACTATTGAGAAATTGGATGAGTTTGAAGGCTCCTTCTTTTTGCCGTGATGAGGTGGGCATGACGTAGGCATAGCCTCCGGACCAGGTCAGTGGCTGTTTACCCATGTCCAGCTGGTCTTGGGGCATCGGCGGGGCAACCAGCATAAAGTCCATATCGCTCTGGTGGGCTGCGATCAAATCGAGTGACCAGTTGCCATCGATTTTCATCGCCACCTGTCCGGTGAGGAAGGGGTCCATTGCGCCCTGGTATTGAAAACTCGACCGGTAGGCTTCGACTTGTTTGAATCCTCCGAGGTCGTCGTAGACATCGGTCATGAACTTGAGTGCCCGGGTGACTTCCGGGCTGTCCATGGTGACGCGGGTGCGTGTGGGGTCGAGAAATTCACCGCCGGCTTGCCATGCGTAGAGGTAGAGCCATGAGTTGCCGATATTGGGAGCGAAGCCGATCCGGCGCAGGCCTTCCCCGGGGTTTTGTGGATTCTGGTAGCGGCTCAGTGTTTTGGCGTAATTGCGTAGTTCTGTCCAGTTGCGTGGCGGGACGATTTGGCCGTTGTCGTCCTGGTAACCTTGCTGGCGTAGGAGGTCGCAGTTGAGATAGAGCATGCGGAAATCGACGCTGGTGGGCAGGCCGTAGAGTTGTTCGCTTTCCTCGCTTCCGGGGCGAGCGTAGCTGGCTTCTGAGAGGGAGAATGCGTAGAAATCGTCGAGTTCGATGCGCAGTGGATCATCACCTTTTTGTTGTTCGATCCACGGGCTGAGGTTTTCGAAAGCACCTTTGGATGCCCATTCACCGATGGCGAAGCGATCGAAAT
This genomic window from Oceaniferula marina contains:
- a CDS encoding extracellular solute-binding protein, translated to MLLILLSVLALWTHHNTRNGPTSDGRTEIVFWGNPMLTDQITPVLKAFEKKHPEYKVIYSVPVTKDLTGDAQRLLCAIAGGVPPDVVYFDRFAIGEWASKGAFENLSPWIEQQKGDDPLRIELDDFYAFSLSEASYARPGSEESEQLYGLPTSVDFRMLYLNCDLLRQQGYQDDNGQIVPPRNWTELRNYAKTLSRYQNPQNPGEGLRRIGFAPNIGNSWLYLYAWQAGGEFLDPTRTRVTMDSPEVTRALKFMTDVYDDLGGFKQVEAYRSSFQYQGAMDPFLTGQVAMKIDGNWSLDLIAAHQSDMDFMLVAPPMPQDQLDMGKQPLTWSGGYAYVMPTSSRQKEGAFKLIQFLNSDKSLRFMEQEFKDIQESAGKLYLPRGSAKRRLFEQIIQEEVYDNPDMPRTFKQAYRAIETIAPNTYIRPVTPVGQLLWNKHIEGYEHAVQHNPERVAQPARAQLEREFPKLTGEEQKNKLGELEARIAMQDVQQEVQTRLDAVLQPPRGEKVDWTPYLIAYGLICLIPFLAIYLRFRQQKQHNSYRPGEVGWAMFFASPWFIAMILFIAGPILFSIIISFTHYDVIGEAHYAGLENYRSLPDDPLFSKSLGNTLYMLLRVPLSMALGLGIAMLLKNSFRGVGSFRTIFYLPAIMPVVASSFLWLWFLNPQNGIVNQSLDWCFDTRPFSWIEQHLIGSEVVAPHWFQETSWAKPAMIIMHLWTAGGAMIIWLAGLQAIPNHLYEAARIDGAGPWKQFRHITLPMLTPYILFNLIMGTIGTLQIFSEAFIMTQGGPENATLFYAYYLFKQSFQYFRMGYASAMAWVLFVIVLLLTLLKLWSSKKWVHYQSQ